In Methanolacinia paynteri, the following proteins share a genomic window:
- a CDS encoding DUF1015 domain-containing protein produces MVKIFSFPAIRPAAKDAGEIACVPYDVISREEAMEWIDKHPDSFMRVIRSDAVLPDLPAESEEVYAKAKKNLEHMIKNRLLVRDDKPGIYLYRVKQGGSIYTGFVANVSVDDYIEDKIKKHELTRYDKEIDRTTHIDVTNTNTGLVVLLYRDPGDVFHYIESLIPEEQPDSIVKMDSGIVHEVFRISDDAKIKNIIRMFEGVDSLYIADGHHRAKSSVNVALKRRENGTSTEESERFMAVIFAENRVKIHGYSRLVTDLGEYTPESFMKALGGKFEIKKYGEIDDTVFRIPPLKESGIPRHVFHMYIKGEWYEISCPVENPEDTIGSLDVSVLQKKVMEDMLGINDPRGDPRLQYLGGARPLSDLEMRVNSGEFAVAFSMQPVKVETVLKTADEGNIMPPKSTWFEPKLLSGLTLHTLD; encoded by the coding sequence CCGCAATCAGGCCAGCTGCAAAGGATGCCGGAGAAATTGCCTGTGTTCCCTACGACGTCATCAGCAGGGAAGAGGCGATGGAATGGATAGACAAACACCCGGACTCCTTCATGAGAGTAATCCGTTCAGATGCCGTTCTCCCCGATCTTCCCGCCGAATCGGAGGAAGTTTATGCAAAGGCTAAGAAAAACCTCGAACATATGATTAAAAACCGCCTTTTGGTAAGAGACGACAAACCCGGAATATACCTCTACAGGGTAAAACAGGGCGGAAGCATATACACGGGATTCGTAGCTAACGTATCGGTCGACGATTATATAGAAGACAAGATAAAAAAGCACGAACTGACACGCTACGACAAGGAGATCGACAGGACCACGCATATAGATGTGACAAATACAAACACGGGACTTGTCGTTCTCCTTTACAGGGATCCTGGCGATGTTTTTCATTACATAGAATCACTTATTCCTGAAGAACAGCCCGATTCCATAGTAAAAATGGATTCAGGAATAGTCCACGAGGTTTTCAGGATCTCTGACGATGCAAAGATCAAAAATATCATCCGCATGTTCGAAGGTGTTGATTCATTATATATCGCCGACGGGCACCACAGGGCGAAATCGTCTGTAAACGTCGCGCTGAAGCGCAGGGAGAACGGGACCTCAACGGAAGAGTCGGAGAGATTCATGGCAGTAATCTTTGCCGAAAACAGGGTAAAGATCCACGGCTACTCAAGACTCGTCACGGATCTCGGGGAATATACTCCCGAATCCTTTATGAAGGCGCTTGGAGGAAAATTCGAGATAAAAAAATACGGTGAGATCGACGATACAGTATTCAGGATACCCCCGTTAAAAGAATCCGGTATCCCGCGCCATGTCTTTCACATGTACATCAAAGGCGAATGGTATGAAATATCATGCCCGGTCGAAAATCCTGAAGACACCATAGGATCACTCGATGTTTCCGTTCTCCAGAAGAAGGTCATGGAGGATATGCTTGGGATAAACGATCCCAGGGGAGATCCGAGGCTGCAGTATCTCGGCGGCGCAAGACCCCTTTCCGATCTTGAAATGCGTGTAAACAGCGGGGAATTCGCAGTCGCTTTCTCGATGCAGCCGGTAAAGGTGGAAACTGTACTTAAAACCGCCGACGAAGGAAACATCATGCCGCCCAAATCGACATGGTTCGAACCGAAGCTCCTCTCGGGTCTTACGTTGCACACTCTTGATTAA
- a CDS encoding DUF7287 family protein, whose protein sequence is MRTFRENGILSVDFLIGFSIFLLALIMILTMIPGIFAGLDSAQIDYDAVAYRTSVILCEDPGWPADEDSWEFMDTYHKDDIDRLGLAVSSTSSNILSKEKTKAFFNENENLVLENDDYHSKVLFGEIPYYYNISLKIENHPVNTTGNIAPDSGYGYMRRLVKLKEPGYAKIDSGEFNKTNTTITTLNPYVYTGFSVIFDYAELHNKSIDEAYRFMLHSEPASITIYNFSSSLNRSDIYNVTLTKIRFINDDKEVPMVYSTYHNDTYRFFIDGIQHTMQGPFEISDADELKFEIYPPLMFSDEIGKSLSVVFNMTYEFVPDESMKHYYISGDIPYTYNKDYMTEPYLKDGVMEVMIW, encoded by the coding sequence ATGAGAACATTTAGGGAGAATGGAATTTTATCAGTTGATTTCCTGATAGGTTTTTCAATATTCCTGCTCGCCCTGATAATGATTCTTACAATGATCCCCGGTATCTTTGCAGGACTTGACAGCGCCCAGATAGATTACGATGCAGTCGCGTACAGAACATCCGTCATTCTCTGTGAAGATCCCGGCTGGCCTGCAGATGAAGACTCATGGGAGTTTATGGACACGTACCATAAAGACGATATCGACCGCCTCGGCCTTGCCGTATCATCCACTTCGTCCAATATACTCTCAAAAGAAAAAACGAAAGCTTTCTTCAATGAAAATGAGAATCTGGTCCTTGAAAACGACGATTACCACTCAAAGGTTCTCTTCGGTGAAATCCCATATTATTACAATATCTCATTAAAGATCGAAAACCATCCGGTCAATACCACGGGAAATATTGCACCGGATTCAGGCTATGGCTATATGAGACGCCTCGTCAAACTGAAAGAGCCCGGATACGCCAAGATAGATTCCGGCGAATTCAATAAAACGAATACAACCATCACAACCCTTAACCCATATGTGTATACCGGATTTTCTGTCATCTTCGACTATGCCGAACTCCATAACAAATCCATAGATGAAGCATACAGGTTCATGCTACATAGCGAACCCGCATCTATCACAATATACAATTTCAGCAGCTCGCTCAACCGGTCAGATATATACAATGTTACCCTCACTAAGATTAGGTTCATAAATGACGACAAAGAAGTTCCTATGGTTTACAGTACTTACCACAATGACACGTACCGGTTTTTCATCGACGGCATCCAACATACGATGCAGGGTCCGTTCGAAATCAGTGATGCGGACGAGCTGAAATTCGAAATTTATCCGCCTCTCATGTTCTCTGACGAAATTGGAAAATCTCTGTCAGTTGTATTCAACATGACATACGAATTTGTCCCCGACGAATCAATGAAGCACTATTACATCTCTGGTGATATTCCCTACACCTACAACAAGGACTATATGACCGAACCATACCTGAAAGACGGAGTTATGGAGGTTATGATATGGTAA
- a CDS encoding DUF7288 family protein, with the protein MVISDDCGQLFTIEGLVAGLIMLSAAFIVADSITIYTPGDAHISDMQLEQLGSDALLMLDTANNYSEKSTLRTVAEMIDNGGTDAYNASILFKDAFKNELARGSGTSEIVDSIRYNATVYYRNTGSNSVMSYALGDSGTGESQPIGSEVSRQPEISTGRLVLVDDGAQNRIYRVEVRLWRE; encoded by the coding sequence ATGGTAATCTCAGATGATTGTGGTCAGCTCTTTACAATCGAAGGACTTGTTGCAGGACTGATAATGCTGTCAGCGGCTTTCATCGTCGCAGATTCTATCACGATATACACGCCGGGCGACGCCCATATATCGGACATGCAGCTGGAACAGCTTGGCAGCGACGCACTCCTGATGCTTGACACCGCGAACAACTATAGCGAAAAAAGTACTCTAAGAACTGTTGCAGAGATGATTGACAACGGAGGAACAGACGCCTACAATGCCAGTATATTGTTTAAAGATGCATTTAAAAATGAGCTCGCGAGAGGATCAGGAACGTCGGAGATCGTGGATTCAATAAGATACAATGCAACTGTCTATTACAGGAATACCGGATCGAACAGTGTCATGAGTTATGCATTAGGAGACAGCGGAACCGGCGAAAGCCAGCCGATAGGAAGCGAAGTCTCACGCCAGCCCGAGATCAGTACCGGACGGCTTGTTCTTGTCGATGACGGCGCACAAAACAGAATATACAGGGTAGAGGTGAGACTATGGAGAGAATGA
- a CDS encoding DUF7289 family protein has translation MIKEYGSEGVSESIGFLIMFTIVLTGIAMVSLVGYPMLIQTQISSDERNMEQAMISVQNDMKIMTFSNVPFRDSTIKVSGGGLTAIDNASLGQSFTISDDTGTGFSVEYKPGAIQYESDDGTAVLTLMNGAVVRREKFQNGSVMIAEPRWFYDIDEKTLVIYMTVLNADREYYERGIGTIKMSMKTQPVIIDTPYGTPANVTVTYAYDPDDDYSVAWRNYLTGDSIVEGGFAETGSGKYSLSGVERLVVKEYDIKIENM, from the coding sequence ATGATAAAAGAATACGGCAGCGAAGGAGTATCCGAGTCTATCGGATTCCTGATAATGTTTACAATAGTTCTTACCGGAATTGCAATGGTCTCTCTTGTAGGGTACCCGATGCTTATCCAGACGCAAATCAGTTCTGACGAGAGAAACATGGAGCAGGCAATGATCTCGGTCCAAAACGATATGAAAATAATGACCTTCAGCAATGTCCCGTTCCGCGATTCAACAATTAAGGTATCGGGGGGAGGGCTTACCGCGATAGACAATGCCTCCCTCGGACAGAGTTTCACGATCTCGGATGATACGGGCACCGGATTCAGCGTTGAATACAAGCCGGGGGCTATCCAATATGAATCGGATGACGGGACCGCAGTCCTTACTCTCATGAACGGCGCAGTAGTCAGGAGGGAAAAATTCCAGAACGGTTCGGTCATGATAGCCGAACCCCGGTGGTTCTACGATATAGACGAAAAAACTCTCGTAATTTACATGACTGTCCTGAACGCGGACAGAGAATACTATGAACGTGGAATCGGAACCATCAAAATGAGCATGAAGACACAACCTGTTATAATTGACACTCCATACGGGACACCTGCAAATGTCACGGTCACCTATGCATACGATCCTGACGACGATTATTCGGTCGCATGGAGAAATTACCTGACCGGAGACTCGATAGTGGAAGGAGGTTTTGCAGAAACCGGTTCAGGAAAGTATTCACTTAGCGGAGTGGAAAGGCTTGTAGTAAAGGAATACGATATAAAAATTGAGAATATGTAA
- the eif1A gene encoding translation initiation factor eIF-1A, which produces MKFLASYNNNQNNEEAIIRVKLPNSKKREMFATADLMLGANHIRVRCYDGVTRTGRIKGKIKKRVWIREGDVLIVVPWDFQDEKCDIIYRYTKPQVEWLRRNNYL; this is translated from the coding sequence TTGAAATTTCTGGCAAGTTACAATAATAATCAAAACAATGAAGAAGCCATAATCAGGGTAAAACTTCCGAATTCCAAGAAAAGGGAGATGTTTGCAACGGCAGACCTTATGCTCGGGGCAAATCATATCCGCGTAAGATGTTATGACGGCGTAACAAGAACAGGGCGAATCAAGGGAAAGATCAAGAAGCGCGTCTGGATTCGCGAAGGGGATGTCCTTATTGTTGTCCCGTGGGATTTCCAGGACGAGAAGTGTGATATAATATACAGATATACCAAGCCGCAGGTCGAGTGGCTGAGAAGAAATAATTACCTGTAA
- a CDS encoding trimeric intracellular cation channel family protein produces the protein MDVLPFSTWYYIMGIVGIAVFSITGVLAGAKRGMDLFGIVIIGVITALGGGTLRDLILDVPVFWINNNLYIAIALSAAIVAFFLAKPLWCSYRALLILDGLGVALFNVQAIDKTLAYGFSPVVAVIMGIITGITGGIIRDLLAGNPNLILKQELYATPILIGGVFYIIWLTYLPDAPFGSLLAILIVFLIRFAAIKWDLRYPRWLLFPGKDDS, from the coding sequence ATGGATGTCCTGCCGTTTAGTACATGGTATTACATCATGGGCATAGTAGGCATAGCTGTATTTTCCATCACCGGAGTTCTGGCAGGGGCAAAGAGAGGGATGGATCTCTTTGGCATTGTTATCATCGGCGTTATTACCGCACTTGGCGGCGGTACATTAAGGGATCTTATCCTTGACGTTCCTGTCTTCTGGATCAACAATAACCTGTACATTGCAATCGCCCTCTCTGCGGCAATAGTCGCATTCTTCCTTGCAAAACCGTTATGGTGCTCGTACAGGGCATTGCTGATTCTCGACGGACTCGGTGTCGCTCTCTTCAACGTGCAGGCGATAGATAAGACACTCGCATACGGCTTCAGCCCGGTTGTCGCAGTAATTATGGGTATAATCACAGGAATCACCGGGGGAATAATACGTGATCTGCTCGCAGGAAATCCAAACCTTATACTTAAACAGGAGCTCTATGCAACCCCGATACTTATCGGAGGAGTGTTCTATATCATATGGCTGACATATCTCCCGGATGCTCCCTTTGGAAGTCTTTTAGCAATACTGATCGTATTCTTGATCAGGTTTGCTGCGATAAAATGGGATCTCAGGTATCCCCGCTGGCTCCTTTTTCCGGGAAAAGACGATTCATAG
- a CDS encoding aminotransferase class I/II-fold pyridoxal phosphate-dependent enzyme, whose translation MRPENFLLEKYMGIYEFSAPHLLCTSDCETITVSELLSFEEGAEAGLMDLRLGYTEARGGKELREEISKLYGNISPDDVITFAGAEEGIFIFMNVVLSKGDHVIVQFPAYQSLYEIAKAIGCEVTLWEMKEEDGWRPDPDFLVKNIRENTKAIIINSPHNPTGFNLSKEDFGTIVSVAKKHDLYLFSDEVYRQLEFDPETRLPAAADLYEKGFSLGVMSKAFGLAGLRSGWIAARDRETLEKISSLKDYTTICSSAPSEYLAAVALRHSDRLVDRSLGIIRKNLEILDSFMERHSDLFEWVRPVAASIGFVKLKNGESAADFCKKVVDETGVLLLPSTVYEFGDSHFRVGFGREDMEQCLEKFEMFLKNNY comes from the coding sequence ATGAGACCTGAAAATTTCCTGCTTGAAAAATACATGGGAATCTATGAATTTTCAGCCCCACATCTTCTCTGTACATCAGACTGCGAGACAATAACCGTCAGCGAACTGCTTTCATTTGAAGAAGGAGCGGAAGCGGGCCTGATGGATCTTCGCCTGGGGTATACTGAAGCCCGTGGAGGAAAGGAACTCAGGGAAGAGATCTCAAAGCTTTATGGTAATATATCCCCGGATGATGTAATCACCTTTGCAGGTGCGGAGGAAGGGATATTCATTTTCATGAATGTGGTTCTTTCGAAAGGTGATCATGTGATCGTCCAGTTCCCTGCCTACCAGTCGCTATATGAGATAGCGAAGGCAATCGGCTGTGAGGTCACTCTCTGGGAGATGAAAGAGGAGGACGGATGGAGGCCTGATCCGGATTTTCTCGTGAAAAATATCCGTGAAAACACAAAGGCGATTATAATCAACAGCCCGCATAATCCGACCGGCTTCAATTTATCGAAAGAAGACTTCGGGACGATTGTAAGTGTGGCGAAGAAGCATGATCTCTATTTATTTTCAGACGAGGTCTACAGGCAGCTTGAATTCGATCCTGAAACCCGTCTTCCTGCGGCAGCAGATCTATACGAAAAGGGATTCTCCCTTGGTGTAATGTCTAAGGCATTCGGTCTTGCAGGACTCCGGTCGGGCTGGATAGCGGCAAGGGACAGGGAGACTCTCGAAAAGATCTCTTCGCTTAAGGATTATACGACTATCTGCAGTAGTGCTCCGTCCGAGTACCTTGCGGCTGTTGCATTGAGGCATTCCGATCGTCTTGTTGACAGGAGTCTTGGAATTATAAGAAAGAATCTTGAGATACTGGATTCATTCATGGAACGGCACTCAGATCTCTTTGAATGGGTCCGGCCAGTGGCGGCATCGATCGGTTTTGTGAAACTGAAGAATGGAGAGTCAGCTGCTGATTTCTGCAAAAAGGTCGTTGATGAAACCGGGGTTCTTCTTCTGCCCTCGACTGTCTATGAATTCGGAGATTCACATTTCAGGGTAGGATTCGGAAGAGAAGACATGGAGCAATGCCTCGAGAAATTTGAGATGTTTTTGAAAAATAATTACTAA
- a CDS encoding aminotransferase-like domain-containing protein, whose protein sequence is MEYRFAARMRNAPESFLKKLFAVSSDPSIISFAGGLPDSNLIDVPGIRESAAHVLEEEGREALQYTTTEGYLPLREFIAERYRKRLGISASAENIRIVNGSQQCLDIIGKIFIENKDVIGIERPGYLGAIEAFSLYEPVIKSVDMNESGPDMRGFEKLVTDDKIKFFYGIPNFQNPTGRSYSYDARKQIGGIIGGTGSLFYEDDAFGELAFDQKPRMPVNKFAPENVITSGSFSKTVAPGMRIGWIMAPPEIISVFDTAKQAADLHSNFLCQKILDHYLRNNDYDAHLKRVVSVYRDNCMLMQDLLDDMANIGITHTSPEGGMFMTAGLPKGLSSMKVFDDGIKNGVAVLPGIPFYSGDGGDDMIRLNFSNTSEENIKEGMKRLSKVLKTGL, encoded by the coding sequence ATGGAATATCGTTTTGCTGCGAGGATGAGAAATGCACCGGAATCGTTCCTGAAGAAACTATTCGCAGTATCATCAGATCCCTCGATAATATCATTTGCAGGCGGACTCCCTGATTCAAATCTTATAGATGTCCCCGGGATCAGGGAATCTGCAGCCCATGTCCTGGAAGAGGAGGGAAGAGAGGCACTCCAGTATACGACGACGGAAGGTTATCTCCCGTTAAGGGAGTTCATAGCTGAGAGGTACAGGAAAAGGCTCGGGATCTCCGCCTCAGCGGAAAATATCAGGATCGTCAACGGATCGCAGCAGTGCCTTGACATTATAGGCAAGATATTCATAGAGAATAAAGACGTAATAGGGATCGAGAGGCCGGGTTATCTCGGCGCAATAGAGGCTTTTTCACTATATGAACCGGTTATAAAAAGCGTCGACATGAACGAATCGGGTCCGGATATGAGGGGGTTCGAAAAGCTCGTAACGGATGATAAGATCAAATTCTTCTACGGGATTCCCAATTTCCAGAACCCGACCGGCAGATCATACTCTTACGATGCAAGAAAACAAATCGGCGGGATCATCGGAGGAACTGGATCGCTCTTCTACGAAGATGATGCATTCGGAGAACTGGCCTTCGATCAAAAACCGAGGATGCCGGTGAACAAATTCGCACCTGAAAACGTGATCACCAGCGGATCATTCTCAAAAACCGTCGCCCCGGGTATGAGAATAGGGTGGATCATGGCCCCGCCGGAGATAATATCCGTATTCGATACGGCTAAACAGGCAGCCGACTTGCACTCTAACTTCCTCTGTCAGAAGATCCTTGACCACTATCTCAGGAACAACGACTATGACGCCCACCTGAAGCGGGTAGTATCAGTCTACCGGGACAACTGCATGCTGATGCAGGACCTTCTCGATGACATGGCGAATATCGGGATTACGCATACCAGCCCTGAAGGCGGGATGTTCATGACCGCCGGACTTCCGAAGGGCTTATCCTCGATGAAAGTTTTTGATGACGGAATAAAAAACGGTGTAGCCGTTCTTCCCGGCATTCCGTTTTATTCAGGCGACGGCGGAGACGATATGATCAGGCTCAACTTCTCGAATACCAGCGAGGAAAATATAAAAGAAGGGATGAAAAGACTCTCAAAAGTTCTTAAGACAGGCTTATGA
- a CDS encoding chemotaxis protein CheW, producing the protein MSAFKDVVQFEISGVQYALDIQIAREIVEMIPITPVPRAPDHIAGIINLRGEITNILNLNQLMGLSASATAENGKIIVLVSEAANGSNIGLIVDDVRSVLQVPEEDIDMMDGSVSKEAYVKGIIKSGRDNSGNKALIIWIDISKILSDILTDKNN; encoded by the coding sequence ATGTCTGCGTTTAAGGATGTGGTGCAGTTTGAGATATCCGGCGTCCAGTATGCCCTTGATATCCAGATTGCACGTGAAATCGTTGAGATGATCCCGATAACTCCCGTCCCGAGAGCTCCTGATCATATCGCCGGAATCATAAACCTGAGGGGAGAGATTACAAACATTCTCAATCTCAACCAGCTCATGGGTCTTTCCGCATCAGCCACGGCTGAAAACGGGAAGATCATAGTTCTCGTTTCCGAGGCTGCAAACGGTTCGAATATAGGACTTATCGTGGATGATGTCCGGAGCGTTCTCCAGGTCCCTGAAGAAGACATCGACATGATGGACGGATCCGTTTCAAAGGAAGCATATGTAAAAGGGATAATTAAATCAGGCCGGGATAATTCGGGAAACAAGGCGCTGATTATCTGGATAGATATCTCAAAGATACTGTCTGATATCCTGACTGATAAAAATAATTGA
- a CDS encoding methyl-accepting chemotaxis protein codes for MAMDYLEKKITEYINGNRGVSIDESSVGEEYSEICSLVNRLMRGMKDAEDRAEYYYESILRTPTSSFIMDGSLNIVIVNDDFVELTGYSREKLTSLSLDDFYREFSLQKISGEGSKDALEKKRRASGLFHMTFKGDRRIIQIAIDPEFDKNGKPLEVIITLNDVTDIENQRAWYESILDAVPYPIHVTDNDMKWTFLNKAFEALLIENNEIKNRESSYGMPCSTANANICNTENCGIRQLRTTGHNETFFDWHGTECKQTTAPVLDADGNTMGYVETVQDLTDIIRPQRYLEQELANVAADLECIASGRPEDLKLKVGEADEKTMEIREKFLEVTASVSSVNDTVRRLTDDIMHLVGAGEEGKLEFRVDVSKYEGAYREIVENMNNLLEAVALPLKEGMRVCSLYSNADFTARFSGNVYVSGDFLEFRTAVDNIGVSVSELVSASVEVTKMIVSNSNEVSKGADEVAKAAEGVAGTSQKTAEQTKELLRNIENVNRQIADLSASNEEIASTSQEVFNATNDVVVIGKEANSLGIDANHKMNNVKAIAEASVGEIQDLTEKVKEVSKVVKLINDIAGQINLLALNAAIEAARAGEHGRGFAVVAGEVKNLAGEARAATDSIENVVSMVQSSSEKTANAITAANDEIVEGVESVNKAIEALNTIIKNAEQVSNDIGEITKAIEDQANISNNIVREMDSGTEQTKDVQRDAEELAALAEEASASIEEIGSAMHEVNSYVQKLESANSRFKY; via the coding sequence ATGGCAATGGATTATTTAGAGAAGAAAATAACTGAATATATCAATGGAAACAGGGGGGTTTCAATTGATGAGAGTTCTGTCGGAGAAGAATATTCGGAGATCTGTTCGCTCGTGAACAGGCTGATGAGGGGGATGAAAGATGCCGAGGATAGAGCCGAATATTATTACGAATCCATCCTTCGCACACCAACTTCTTCCTTCATCATGGATGGCAGTCTCAATATTGTCATCGTAAATGATGATTTCGTCGAACTAACTGGATACAGCAGGGAAAAGCTGACATCATTAAGCCTGGATGATTTTTACAGGGAATTCAGTCTTCAAAAGATCAGCGGAGAAGGATCGAAGGATGCCCTGGAAAAGAAAAGAAGAGCGAGCGGTTTATTCCATATGACCTTTAAGGGCGACAGGAGAATCATACAGATTGCAATTGATCCGGAGTTCGACAAAAACGGCAAACCGCTTGAGGTCATTATTACATTGAACGATGTGACGGATATCGAAAACCAGAGGGCATGGTATGAATCCATACTTGATGCGGTTCCGTATCCGATTCATGTAACTGACAATGACATGAAATGGACTTTCCTTAACAAGGCTTTCGAAGCACTCCTGATCGAGAACAATGAGATAAAGAACAGGGAGTCTTCATATGGAATGCCCTGCAGTACTGCGAATGCAAATATATGCAATACTGAAAACTGCGGTATCCGGCAACTGAGAACCACAGGACATAATGAGACTTTCTTCGACTGGCACGGAACGGAATGCAAGCAGACAACTGCGCCGGTTCTTGACGCAGACGGAAATACCATGGGTTATGTCGAGACGGTCCAGGATCTTACAGACATAATCAGGCCTCAAAGGTACCTTGAGCAGGAACTTGCAAATGTTGCTGCCGATCTTGAATGTATTGCCTCGGGAAGACCCGAGGATCTGAAATTAAAAGTCGGCGAAGCCGATGAAAAGACAATGGAGATCAGGGAAAAATTCCTTGAGGTTACAGCTTCCGTAAGTTCTGTCAACGATACCGTTCGGAGACTTACAGATGATATAATGCATCTTGTCGGTGCCGGAGAAGAGGGAAAGCTTGAATTCAGGGTCGATGTGTCGAAATATGAAGGGGCATACCGTGAAATCGTCGAAAACATGAACAACCTGCTTGAAGCGGTTGCATTGCCGCTAAAAGAGGGAATGAGGGTATGCAGCCTATATTCGAATGCGGATTTCACTGCAAGATTTTCAGGCAACGTATATGTATCTGGAGATTTCCTTGAATTCAGGACGGCAGTCGACAATATCGGCGTTTCGGTCTCCGAACTGGTCTCTGCAAGCGTAGAAGTAACAAAGATGATCGTCTCGAATTCAAACGAGGTCAGCAAGGGTGCCGATGAGGTTGCAAAGGCTGCGGAAGGTGTTGCGGGAACCAGCCAGAAGACCGCGGAGCAGACGAAGGAACTCCTCAGGAACATTGAGAATGTAAATCGCCAGATTGCCGATCTGTCGGCATCAAATGAAGAGATTGCAAGTACGTCCCAGGAAGTGTTCAATGCTACAAACGATGTTGTGGTAATTGGCAAAGAGGCGAATAGTCTTGGAATTGATGCAAACCACAAGATGAACAACGTAAAGGCAATTGCCGAGGCAAGTGTCGGTGAGATTCAGGATCTGACGGAAAAAGTTAAAGAGGTCAGCAAGGTTGTAAAGCTCATTAATGATATTGCAGGGCAGATCAACCTTCTTGCACTCAATGCCGCAATAGAGGCGGCACGTGCAGGCGAACACGGCCGGGGTTTTGCAGTAGTGGCAGGTGAAGTTAAAAACCTTGCAGGTGAAGCAAGGGCTGCAACAGATTCCATAGAAAATGTCGTTTCGATGGTCCAGTCCAGCAGTGAAAAGACTGCAAATGCAATTACTGCGGCAAACGATGAGATAGTCGAGGGTGTCGAAAGCGTCAACAAGGCAATTGAGGCCCTAAATACGATTATCAAAAATGCCGAGCAGGTCTCGAACGATATCGGTGAGATTACGAAGGCTATTGAAGACCAGGCAAATATCTCCAACAATATCGTAAGGGAGATGGATTCGGGCACGGAGCAGACAAAGGATGTCCAGAGAGACGCGGAAGAGCTTGCAGCACTTGCAGAAGAAGCGAGTGCATCAATTGAGGAGATCGGGAGTGCCATGCATGAGGTGAACTCCTATGTGCAGAAGCTTGAATCGGCTAATTCAAGGTTCAAATACTAG